DNA sequence from the Epinephelus moara isolate mb chromosome 3, YSFRI_EMoa_1.0, whole genome shotgun sequence genome:
cgcgttgtagtttcctctaaaaatgtccgtgaaaaatccccgcgatgtgaaaaatacatgccgagcagtcactggtgcgcggagcggagtccgcgcggtcgtaaaatctgagctttgtgcacacagggcttgcggacgtccgctttgagtccgcgcggaatccgttccgcgtatgttccgcccaagtatgttcgggccttaacgcGCATGTCGCGGAgcggtgaacaaaccaaacaacacaatgtcaggagaaactgaaaagatatgccgtctatgtaaagtcaacttgctaattaaggagccattacatgttcaagagttttataaagctgctcaaacGCCAAAGAGAGGCTATAAGTGAACGTTTCAGCAGCGACGCGTGACTGTGGGTTCACAGTCCCTTCCTCTTCTCTGCGACCCATCTGTCTCTTTCAGCCGTGAAGAAGGCAGACTGTTGGAAGTCCCTCCAGCTCATCTTCCTCACCATGTCCTGCTCCTTGTACAGGGAAAACACTCTGGGGGGGCAGTAGATGTATTTCCCCGGCACCCCGGGGAAGCTGGTGTAGATATGGGGGCTGTCAGGGCCCTGCTTTAGAGGCCGGTGGCAGAACCTGCACAGACGACCTTTTGGCAGCTGCACCTCACTCTTCCTCTTTGCCCTCTCCTCTGCCACCTTACGCCACTCAGCCGACCTCTGTTTGGCCGCCTCCAGCTCCCACTCAAAGAAAGGAGATGCAGCAAAGTCCTGGAAAGACATCCGAGGGTCTGTGAGGCCCTCAGCTGCGTACGTGTTAAACACCTTTGTGGAGCAGTAGAAGTATTTTTCCGTTTttgattgttaaaaaaaatgaatagacGAGCCATCGCCGAGATATCGGGACTTTGGCTGACCGCAGGCTACACAGTTCCTggtcttcttctccttctgctcctcctgctgttgttgctgtttcccTAGAATGTCTTTGACAATCTTATCCACTGTGGCTCGGCTCAGTGACTCCTCCTGGGGGGGAGCCACAGGTGGAAGGTTGAACGTGGCAGGGGGCAAGGTCACAACAGGCACAGTGACTTCTAGGGCTGCTGAAAGTTTCCTGACTGTAACTGTCCATCACATCAATTCAGAGTGGGAGATGAAAAGCTCCGTTTTACAGACCCGCCCCCTCTATGAGAGCCATACAATCCAGCATCTCTCTGAAccactgacagaaacagtgACAGAATGGAAGTTGGCGAAGGGCAGCAGCACAATCCTTGTTACTGTTGGGAAGACAGGACTGGCACTGGTCCAACTCCATCATCACTGGGCTCCTGAAATATAGAATCAAGTATAGTGATTTCTTCAATCTGTCTGTCGGTCCGTCAGTAATTTACAGAGAGTGATTAACCTGGATTACCTGGGAGTCTGTGCTCACTGCAGCATCAGAGAAGTGATCCTCCATCTCCATgacttcagcagcttcaatGTTGACTTGTGTCCCGTGTATGTCCCAGTCTAAAACAACCGTAGGGCAGCCCAGCTCTACATACTGCAGCCCAAATCGCTCCCCTGTGTCTCTGTTTAATGTCTGTAGAGCTGCATATTTGGCCCTCCCTGTCACTCTGACAGAGGCCGTGTTGAGTTGTGTGATCAACAGGGGTCAAACACAGCTGGCAGCTCCACACCAGGCTGCATCAGGACCACCAGCCTCTGAAAGTTCCACCTCACCACTCCAGTCAAGGCCTGGGCCTGGAAGAGCTCACAGGAAACCCGGTTCCCTGTCACCCACTTTTTTTGGTGAAGGTGGAAGCCCTCCTGCTGAGATGTGCCTCTCAGGGGAATCCAAATAGgtacagcagctcctgtgccCTTGGTGTAATTGAGCTGCAAGGTGCCACCATACCTGTATAGGATTCCCTCCGTCACCTCAGGGTTGCTCAGGCAGCCTCTCAGGATGTAGATGCGTTGGATCCTCCACACCCTCAACATGGAGGCCTTGAAGAGGGGCACATCCTTGCTGTCCTTTGCCAGGTAGAAATGATGTAACACATCTTCTATCCTctgcagcagttctctgggctGTGGCACCTTCGTTCTACAGTGCTCTCTGATGTGCTGCTTGGTGGGATCAGCAGGAGAGATTCTGCAGAACGTGTATGCCTCCTGGAGCCTCCTGAGGTCACTCTGGTCCACCACAACGAACGCTGCAAAGAGGAACTGGCAAAAGGAACTATAAAGTGGATGGTGTTCTGACACACACTCTCTGGTAAACCACCACATGCAGTGAAACAAGTCTAACTTGATGGCGATGTCTTGGTTAAACTTGAGTCTTGAGGCACTGTTGTTTGCCAGGTTTCCAGAGGTTGCTTGTGCCACGATGGCCTCTGACGTCCTCCAGCAGTCCCATGAGATGTGATCCTGAGCCCCAGGTTGCAGGACCTTAAAGGCAGCACAGCAGTCCCTAAAACattgaaaagacaaaaatatcttaCAATTTGTTCTGTACAAAATGGGTCTTattcacaatataaaacaatttACTGCAAGTTTtcaatcttttattttttggtatGTATTTGGCCTACTAACAAAATGTCAGTTACTATATAAACcgtgcaaaaaaaacacacaaaaataacatttaaaaaaatatgtaatgtaCAACAAGTTAAAATACTAAAGTAATGTTTTCAATTGAAACTTATTCTTTATACCTGTCAACCCACTGGAAGTTTGCCTTCTGCACTCCTGCTGCAGTGTAGCGTTGCGACAGACCCTCATACATGGTATAAAAGGACCTATCACACTCAGGCTGCAGCATCACCGAGCTCAGGATCATCCAGTTCTCGTTCATAATAGCATAGGAAAACATGGTGCCAGACGACAGCACAACCTTCCTAGCTACTTTGTGGGTGTGATCTGCCCTCAGTGCCTGTCCAAAGGTACCTTGAAGCAGCAGAGTGAGGAGCTACTCCTGGCGCTGATACTCTCGGACCAGGCAGTCGACAAGGTAGTGAGATGAAACAGACACTCCGCACCAGCCGTCTGCATCTGAGTATCCACCAAATGACACAGGAGTATCTGCCTGTCTGAGGAGCCCAGTGATGGTTCTCTGGCCGTAGACTCCTGCTTCACCGTCCTGGACGTTCTGCACACTCAGCAGGTAGGCCAGGTGAGCTCTCTCATATTTAAGATGGAGCGCCTCCGTCAGCTGCTTGGCCATGTCCTCTGGTGATCTGCCGCTGCGTCTCATCTCTTCCATCACAGACTTGCAGATGGCCTTTTTGTGTGTCAGGAGAGCTGGCACAATGTTGCTGAAGTGCTCTGGTAGCTTCTCCAGCCACTGCAGCTTGTCAGCATGGCAGTACTTTTTACAAGCCTTGCAGGTGAGCCGCGAGGCTAAAATATAATACTGTCCGCTGGTGCCAATGATGACTCTGGGCCTTCCGATGCCAGAGGAAGCTACCAGAGGTTGTGACAACCATAAAGACAGGGCAAGATGTAATTGTTTCTGACCCTGACGCCACAGGGACAGCATGTTCATCAGGTGACGTACTGGACGTGACCCCGGCCACAGTCCCAACGCCTCCATCTCAGTCTTCATCCAGATCTTCTGCTGCTGGGAGCAGTTCCACTGTGCAACATCCTGATCATGGCCTGGGACAGAGGCTGCAGGCTGGTGTGGGGCATCTAATGGGACAGGAGGTGCTGGACATGGCGAAGCTGTAAAACGCAACGAAAaactacagtatatacacaataagagaaaaaaaataagagaaCTCTGTACCAGTGACTgctatggttaaaacagtgtcacaaaaataaataccttCATCAAGGACAGTGTCTTTTTGTGCTTCCATAGGTGCAATATTCTGTAATGATGAATCTGGAATGGCGAGATACAAACAGGACAGGCAAGTGAGACATACGCGTTACTAATGAAAATTAAGATATTCTGACTCACagcatgtcagaaaataaaacatttacctTCAGGAAGACATGGAGCTTCTGTTATCCCAGGCCCAGAAGATCAACTGTGGGAGACTGGCTTTTCATGTGCTTTTAAAAAAGTTGCAACAAAATTGTATAaaaccttaaagggacattgtgtaacattttcagttgtttattggcaaaaattgatgtctgcattcataaatatgtcatcactggtgtactattacctccaccaataatctgacttattctcgtaaaaggagaatttcggatttgctTGTACATTGTGCAGGTAAGTCGTCTGTGGGGTTCCATaatgtttcgccatcttgagaatacatccgtcagcaagggacatacagcccttGATAGTTTATAATACTTctgcgttttcgttgagagccaggccagcgctgcgtgactgaggagctgaaggagaagagcaagaggcgcttcgctactaccccggcaaatttgaaacaaagtcccactctttgagcataatgcaggatcatgcatatgcagcatcatgggagacggaatcctcgtcgccaagaaagcacaAATGGGAATagaaaaggcaacgtgaccggtgaattaaaaaaatgaggGTCCACaccggggtagcctttcccaggtggagagagctgctgaaggagaatggtaatgcaatcgccggtcacgttgcctttttgactCCCTTTTGCGccttcttggcgacgaggattccgtctcccgtgatgctacataatacatgatcctgcattatgctcaaagactgggactttgttatgctgcagtagtgccggggtagtagcggcgctggccgctaacagcggctaacagctgttagcggcgcagtgttgcgaggagagggatgaggtgtttgaggttgagccacttgtcagttgtcaaaggacaagacgtgattggtttatTTCGATTTACACctgccccaacagtcctacgttgtaaacacagccagcatggtgagtagggggtttgtcaactcgcgtcccgtgtgtctgtgtaggagcctgagtgaatactccatgaagtatcggatgacatggtttcatcaacattatcatagctttttggtacacagcgactaccgttgttgcaatacgcatttgaaacagtgaggcacTAGAGTGCACTATCCATTTGAATGCAagatatgatttcaacgttagacgggagaaattcctacacactgtggctttaacagACACCGGATGTTGTATTTACTTAACATTATTTAAGCACATTATGAAAGCACAGGTGATACAAGACTTTTATCATGTacagtaacattttaaatgttaattaataCAATAGATCCCCTTACTGAATTCAATGTCAAATTCAGATGGAGGCAGGTTTAACATCGCTCTCTCCagctcctcatcctcctccatcACTAGGCgacaaataacaataatatttaTTGTGTTAGGTACATTTAATGTTCACATTAAATcattatttgtatatttttgtaaactgaccAAGAGGTctagatgtgtgtgtggaagcaGCCGATGTAGAGGACACTTCTGCAGGCGGTGGACAGGACTCAGccctctgctgctggaggaTGTACTGCTGCAGGTTGTACATCTTGCTGTTTTTCACACACTTTAGTCCTACAATAAAGGCAGCTTAACAGTCCCCCCTGTTCTCGCAGATCTGCTTCCAGGTGTGCTTGGCCCTGGCTCCAAAGCCAACTATATTGTCCCCCTCTGACGACACTGGTGGTGCAGGCTTCCTGGAGAGAAGGTACTCCCTCAGGTCCTCAGTTTCCTGGAAGCTCCTGGCATAGCCTCTTCTACCTTATTGATCAGGTAGATGGTGTAGCCGACATCATTTTGTAGGAGCCACCTGTATGGTTTCCCCTTTTACTTTCTGAACTGCAGCACATACTCCCCTATCACCTCCTGTCGGTCCAACACATCCCTGCCTAACTGGAAATTTGGCATTAAATGTAATGCATACAAGTTATGTCTTTTCTTgtgtaaagaaaaacactgtCGGTCTGACCCCGCGTATTGCTATACTGCCAACGGCCAACGTTAGGACGGACTCAAGACAACAGTTTGCCAGTTGggacattaacaacacaactccaTGTAGAAAGATCAAAGTATTTTGTCCGTGCCCTAGCAAACcattacaaactgtttctgctcaaGAGCTCCATGGCTAAAGAATAAATATACCGTATTTTCTATAACCGGTTTGTTTCAATATCACTCCCTCTCGACTTAcgctgtttgtttattttactcaCTTCCAAATCTCTtctggggggtattccatcaacgTAGCTAAGAATATCCAGACTAAGGTGTAATCTTGAAGTTTAACTAAATACCAACTCCCAATCTAGTTGACGCTAATTCAAGCCTCACTATGGTGTAAGACAACTATCAAAAAGATGTATGCATAATTTTAACCATTCATATTCGTAATGTTAAACATTTGTATGTCAATAAAATTGTTGTACACACAATTCTGCTGTCATATACGTGAGTCTGTGAAATTGTTCAGGTTAGGATTGTTTTTATGTGAGTATGAATCTAAAAGCTGTGAGTGCAAAGTCTTGTGAATAGAACTCTAATTTCTACGACTACAAAGTCCTTACTGTGAACACGAATTCAAGTTTGGCTCAGTTTGATGGAACGTAAACTGGAGTTTAGCTCGATGTATCAGGCTTAGCCAGAaccatggtttccatggttactGATGTGAGGCTAATCTTAGCCACTTTGATGGAACAGAATTCTGGCTCACATTAGCCAGACTTGGCCATTTAGGCCTGGATTTGCCtgcttgatggaataccccctGGTGCCCTGAGCTGAAGTGTCAATTTATGGAGGACAGAAAATGACATaagtataaataaatgcataaataaatatataaatgtttacatgcataaataaatatataaataaataagtaaatgtggatataaataattaaataggtgaataaaaatataaatatatttacatgtatttatttatttatttatgcatttctacatgtatttatttatttacttatatatttctacatttctacaattatttatttatttccacatttattcatttatttatttctgtatttgtgcttttctacatgtatttatttccacatttatttctgtatttatttatttatttatttatttctacatttatttctgtatttatttatttatttctacatttatttatttatttctacaaggacaaaacatgacataagtataaataaataaattataaatgtagaaatgcataaataaatatgtaaataaataaatgtggaaataaataattaaatacacgaataaaataataaataaatatatttacatttatttatttctgcatttctacatttatttctttatttatttatattttttttttatttctgcatttctacatttatttctgtatttatttatgtattgctacatttatttatttatttatttatatctacattaattaatcatttatttatgtatttccacatttatttatttctacatttctgtgTCTGTATGGTAATGAGGTGGGCAGTCCTAACAGTCTAAAGCCTGATTGGTCACATCGATGTGATCTACTAGTGCTGCCTTCACTGCTACTAGCCGCTTAGCTAGGCTGACGTCGGTAACACTGTGGCAGTGTTGCCAAGTCCGCTTATTAtaagcgactttgggcttgtttttctgtaaagtcgcttacaaatattggtagtcgcgggttgcggtttttttgggcttgtctCTAAAGCGatgttgcttatttgggcttgttcccagctccataataagttgtcaagcagatattttcgatatgttatttaaacgtaggatagtttgtcttgcctgttccctctgtccctcccctttccccaaacacacaggagacagcagagttttttcccACCCGCATCCTGCTTGTAATTGGCTCTGACTCTGAtggcaacgagtactagccaatcagaggcaNNNNNNNNNNNNNNNNNNNNNNNNNNNNNNNNNNNNNNNNNNNNNNNNNNNNNNNNNNNNNNNNNNNNNNNNNNNNNNNNNNNNNNNNNNNNNNNNNNNNNNNNNNNNNNNNNNNNNNNNNNNNNNNNNNNNNNNNNNNNNNNNNNNNNNNNNNNNNNNNNNNNNNNNNNNNNNNNNNNNNNNNNNNNNNNNNNNNNNNNNNNNNNNNNNNNNNNNNNNNNNNNNNNNNNNNNNNNNNNNNNNNNNNNNNNNNNNNNNNNNNNNNNNNNNNNNNNNNNNNNNNNNNNNNNNNNNNNNNNNNNNNNNNNNNNNNNNNNNNNNNNNNNNNNNNNNNNNNNNNNNNNNNNNNNNNNNNNNNNNNNNNNNNNNNNNNNNNNNNNNNNNNNNNNNNNNNNNNNNNNNNNNNNNNNNNNNNNNNNNNNNNNNNNNNNNNNNNNNNNNNNNNNNNNNNNNNNNNNNNNNNNNNNNNNNNNNNNNNNNNNNNNNNNNNNNNNNNNNNNNNNNNNNNNNNNNNNNNNNNNNNNNNNNNNNNNNNNNNNNNNNNNNNNNNNNNNNNNNNNNNNNNNNNNNNNNNNNNNNNNNNNNNNNNNNNNNNNNNNNNNNNNNNNNNNNNNNNNNNNNNNNNNNNNNNNNNNNNNNNNNNNNNNNNNNNNNNNatttatctcgtccaaacgatggacggaccaatgaacgccgggggtctagcaattagccaatcagcgccatgctgatgtcaagctgtacgccggtgggtaactggtgaggatagcaacaatgacgaccgctacagatcctacagaccacattaacgatgctatcgaggtatttcggcACTACTCgtgttaatggaggaccaaattaaggaagctgctaaactggatttaacggcaatgcagctgggcgtgcacgacgacggagacattttaaacgggcaatgctcgcttgttttcggcacccccgaggcatggatactaatgacgtcagattctgggtgagtcgttgatctctactgattggttagggaaaaatcaaattccctcccccttgtaaatcgccttcaatggaagccatgtcagactgaaggttctgggagcttcagtctgacactcaggctagctCACAGCTCGAGATATGGAGGATGGAACAATATGGTATTAGgtcattttaatcaaattttgtCTTGTCCTgtcttgtatttgtgtgtaaaactttattttttatttttctgtgcaaACACAACAGGTACAAACACTTGTTTATCCCTATCTCAGTTAAGCTCATTAATGAGAGGAGGTgattgtattgtgtgtgtgtgtgtgtgtgtgtgtgtgtgtgtgtgtgtgcacatatatatatatatatatatatataggtagCATGTATCCGAGCGTGTGTATGAGTATTTACTGTGTACTGGATgtgcatgtgtatatgtatctttttttttcttccccctttatttattgtgttgtttttctatttGTAACCCCTATGCAGCAATTTTTCCCTTCATCCAAACCAAATTTCTCCCAAGGGAGACCAATAAAGTAACCTTAACCTTAACCTTATTTTGGCAAAAGTCATAGACTGTATAGCAAAAGTCTACCATCCTTTTTgcaaatttgacatttttgagatTTTTGTTTGACTTATTGCAAGTTTTTAAACTTTCTACAagatttgttgatttattttcctgGAAGTTTGACTTTTTGCATTGCATTATGCAGTAAAATtatccctgtcagtgttttactattaTATATGATGATTTTGaattaatattactgctgcattaatgtgtatgttgcattttactgctgcagatGTTTAATATTGAGCAAATTTGAACTACTTTACATACTATTGTGTAGTGTATAGTATACAACAGGCCAGTTAGGGtttattcaacctttatttaagtCTTAAAGATCATTGAGGTTTCCCTCATTTACCATGATGTTGAGATACAGttgcaaagacaaacacaaggCTAAAAACAAGATAATATTCATTCCAAACAATTGCACACTTCACTGAGTTGAATATGTTCTAAGTGTTGTTGTCCTGTGAGAACCGTGCATCTCTAAAAAGTCAACaagctgttttcagctttgtgacgatgcattttccagctgagccATGAGgggttttaaatagtttattcaGCTTAAGAAGTTTGGAGCATTTTCTAAACACATTAAGAAACACTTAATCCTTCAATTTATCACAAACGTTCAAAATCAACATATTTGGAGATAATGTGATTTTCACTGGAAAGGAAAGGTATGAAGAATTGTCATCTGAAAATGAAGTAaaactcaaataaatgtagtgtagtagaaagtacaatagttccctctgaaatgtagtggagtggaagtataaagtagcataaaatggaaatattcaagtgaagtacaagtacctcaaatttgtacttaagtacagtacttgagtaaatgtacttggttaCTATCCACCACTGGTTTTGGTTGTACTGTGGTTATATCTGTGTCATgttaactgtttgttttttattatcagAGTCCACAAtctacagtcaggtccataaatatttggacaatgatacagttgtcgtcattttggctctgtacaccaccacaatgggttttaaatgaaacaatgaatacctgcttaaagtgcagactctcagctttcatttaaggcttttttcaaaaatgtagtatgaaccgtgtagNNNNNNNNNNNNNNNNNNNNNNNNNNNNNNNNNNNNNNNNNNNNNNNNNNNNNNNNNNNNNNNNNNNNNNNNNNNNNNNNNNNNNNNNNNNNNNNNNNNNNNNNNNNNNNNNNNNNNNNNNNNNNNNNNNNNNNNNNNNNNNNNNNNNNNNNNNNNNNNNNNNNNNNNNNNNNNNNNNNNNNNNNNNNNNNNNNNNNNNNNNNNNNNNNNNNNNNNNNNNNNNNNNNNNNNNNNNNNNNNNNNNNNNNNNNNNNNNNNNNNNNNNNNNNNNNNNNNNNNNNNNNNNNNNNNNNNNNNNNNNNNNNNNNNNNNNNNNNNNNNNNNNNNNNNNNNNNNNNNNNNNNNNNNNNNNNNNNNNNNNNNNNNNNNNNNNNNNNNNNNNNNNNNNNNNNNNNNNNNNNNNNNNNNNNNNNNNNNNNNNNNNNNNNNNNNNNNNNNNNNNNNNNNNNNNNNNNNNNNNNNNNNNNNNNNNNNNNNNNNNNNNNNNNNNNNNNNNNNNNNNNNNNNNNNNNNNNNNNNNNNNNNNNNNNNNNNNNNNNNNNNNNNNNNNNNNNNNNNNNNNNNNNNNNNNNNNNNNNNNNNNNNNNNNNNNNNNNNNNNNNNNNNNNNNNNNNNNNNNNNNNNNNNNNNNNNNNNNNNNNNNNNNNNNNNNNNNNNNNNNNNNNNNNNNNNNNNNNNNNNNNNNNNNNNNNNNNNNNNNNNNNNNNNNNNNNNNNNNNNNNNNNNNNNNNNNNNNNNNNNNNNNNNNNNNNNNNNNNNNNNNNNNNNNNNNNNNNNNNNNNNNNNNNNNNNNNNNNNNNNNNNNNNNNNNNNNNNNNNNNNNNNNNNNNNNNNNNNNNNNNNNNNNNNNNNNNNNNNNNNNNNNNNNNNNNNNNNNNNNNNNNNNNNNNNNNNNNNNNNNNNNNNNNNNNNNNNNNNNNNNNNNNNNNNNNNNNNNNNNNNNNNNNNNNNNNNNNNNNNNNNNNNNNNNNNNNNNNNNNNNNNNNNNNNNNNNNNNNNtgtgaagaaatggttgtaattcctacacggttcatactacatttttgaaaaaagccttaaatgaaagctgagagtctgcactttaagcaggtattcattgtttcatttaaaacccattgtggtggtgtacagagccaaaatgacgacaactgtatcattgtccaaatatttatggacctgactgtactTACTCCATTGGACGACAATGATCTGGATGAAAGTGTGACTCAGATTCTGCGGAACCATCCCAACTGTGGATACAAAATGATGGTTGGGCACCTGAATGCACAAGGCATCCGCATACAGCGTAAGGAATTTTAGTCATTACCTGTTTATACGATCTGGGGCCAATTTACCAACAGGTTGGGATTTGAGCTACTTGCTGATCTACTACTGACAACAGGGCTTAAGGCAAGGAAAAattttgtgcctgaaatgtTTTGGGGATTTATTTCTGTGTCTGAAATGCTTTCAGGGTTTTTTCCGGGGCCGTTACCGATTATTAGTGACCAAGGAGACCAATAACCGATATTTGGAACAGATATAGGCTTACTTTTGCAGTAAATCTTGGTGTCAAAATGCAGAATAACAcagggtgttttattttgaaaactttCCAGATTTCTCTatgctgtttctgtgtctgatgcTCTGTCTGCTCGCTGCTCGCTGATTCGCTCGCTGCTCACAGAAATAAATAGACCAGAAACGATCGCTGCAGAACGCGAGCTAGCTGTAAGCCAACATGGAGCTGTGCGGCTGGTCTGAAAACTGCTTCTGGCATCCTGTGTCAGTGCCATGCCAGTATTCCGTTGCCATGCCGGAGAACTTTAAGCCCTGTGATAATGTGCAAAagaatatgatttattttagaCTGGAATTGGTCTACTTCTGAATTTACAGAGAGATTGGGAAAGGGCcagcttttttgtgttttaataggACAATGTGTGCAGGAATTCATGCGGCGTGTGGATCCTCATGGGGTTGTGATGTGCACCCTTCAGCTTAACCCACGGAGGCTCAGGAACTGCTCTGTACCGGCGCCCAACAGTTTATGGCATATTGACGGAAACCATAAATTGATTAGGTATCTGAAGAATATTAATGATCTCAACtagttttacaaaatatcatAGTTTTAATATGTTTTGGCCCTTGCTGCTCCTTAACTCTTACACTCTCTCAAAAATGTCTTGCCTGGTAAGCCATGTTTGGGCATTAATATCTTGAAAAGACTTATTCCTAGCCTCACCAAACTTTGAAGGATAGAAGACAAACCTGTTATCAGTATGACTAAACCATTAAGTTTGTACTGCGTGCCTACTGATTTTCTATAAGGCTCCACATGTGGAACCTTGCTCCTCCCACTCTGCTGGTGGGTTCTGGCCATCCAGCTCACTGGCTGCTGTAGCAGAGTATTTATCTATTAAGGGAACACAGTAGCATATTGGCACATGCTACAATAAATGATACATGTATTAAGCTATTTTCATGTTCCTGCAAGCTACcgcaaaatgaaaatgtaaccatgctattttattttttatttttcatcgtCATCCTATCTAGCTTATTCTTTAAACTCTTTCTCAGCGGTGTGAGAACTCTTCATACAGCCTGCACAACTAGTTGTGCATTTTGTGTGAATGCCAACACACCAAAACCTCTGAAGACATCTTCAAAGTTCTGCACTATAGAATCATCAGTGTCACTTGGTGTACTCACTGCTGTGTTAATGCGATACACTCTTTTTACCAGCTCCAAATCTTCACAGGATTTATCACCCAGCAGTGAATTAAGTCCTTCAGCaacaacagagaagaagaaaatataatACTTGATACCATATGGATGCAGAAAATGGG
Encoded proteins:
- the LOC126388135 gene encoding uncharacterized protein LOC126388135, translated to MFSYAIMNENWMILSSVMLQPECDRSFYTMYEGLSQRYTAAGVQKANFQWVDRDCCAAFKVLQPGAQDHISWDCWRTSEAIVAQATSGNLANNSASRLKFNQDIAIKLDLFHCMWWFTRECVSEHHPLYSSFCQFLFAAFVVVDQSDLRRLQEAYTFCRISPADPTKQHIREHCRTKVPQPRELLQRIEDVLHHFYLAKDSKDVPLFKASMLRVWRIQRIYILRGCLSNPEVTEGILYRYGGTLQLNYTKGTGAAVPIWIPLRGTSQQEGFHLHQKKWVTGNRVSCELFQAQALTGVVRWNFQRLVVLMQPGVELPAVFDPC